DNA from Roseimicrobium sp. ORNL1:
CTGCCAGCCATGCATAGGCTCCCGCTGTATCACCATCGGTTAGTTCCAGATACACCTTTCCGCTCCCCCTTGGGATGACGCTGTGCTTTTCTGCAGCTTCGGATTTCGTGATGAACTTCCATGTCACCTGCTGCGCCACGTCACCGCGCGGAGGCTCCACCCTGGCCAGCTCCCGTCCGTCAGCCGCGTCCACGAGGCGGATGAAATTTTTTCCATGGGATGCCGCCGCTGGGAAACCGTTGTGGCCGACCACCCAGAACGAAATTTGATTGGGGAGTTCGAAAGTGCCGGAACGGAATGTGCCGGTGAGCTTCTCACCTCCGGGAGGATGGCTGTCGAGCAGCGTCCTGTTTTGTCCATCCTCGCACTTCACCATCCTGGCGTGCCATGGGTTGGGATTGGTATCCGTGGGCGGAGTAGTGAGCGTCCAGGTGGTGGCCGTCTCTTTCTGCAGCGAGGAGAGGAGTTTCTGTGCTAACTGCCTGGACCACGCACGCATCGCATCTCCCGGAGAGGCGCCGCTCTTCTTCTGTCCCTCGCGAATCGCTTCATGCAAATCCAACTGACCATCTAGGTCCGTGGCGAAATGTTCCTGTACCAAGGTGATCAGTTCTGACTCACGGGTCGCCGGCAGGTTCCTTGCCAGGTGAGCGATCTTCGCGGGGAGATCTGGAGTGGCGCTGCCCTTTTCCTTCACGTACTTGAGCAACCATTCGGCGGACTCGCTGGTGGGGATGGAACAGGCAACGAAAGCCAGCTCGTCATCATGCCGGGTCCTCGGAAATTTGAGGTCTTCATATTTCTGAAAACCACCCGGTTGAGAGAGCAAGGCGCGCGCCGCCATCCTCCATGCGAGAATGAGCGCGGGATCTCCGGAATCATGCACGAGGAACAACTCTTTGCGGGCCTCGTTGCTGTCATCATTTGAAGGATAAAGAATGAGTGGCGGACCAGGATACTCCTGCGGATGCTGCGCGATGGCCAGAGCGCCCGCTCGCATGGAGAATCGGCCCCGTGAGTCGAACTGCAGATTGGGCACCATGTGATCCCCTTCAAATCCGCGACTTCCAGGGAACCACGTTTTCTTTTCCGCGATGGCGTTGATGCAGTGGACGGAGAGCCGTTCATGATCACCTGTCAGTACAGTTCCTCCCACCATCAGCGTACGCGCAATGCGGGACGCGATGGCTTCATCTCCCAAACGAAAGGCCACCCACATGGCGTGCACATCCTGGATGCCGATGCCGCCTCCCTCATCGATTTGCTGGTCATCATAGTCACTCACCAGCGGTGCGTCCTCCGCTTCCGTCTTCCCCGTGATCTCCTCCCTCGCCAACTGCAGCGCCGGGCGACCAATGCGTGAAATGAGCTCCTCCGTCGCCAGATAACGCCGCGTGATGTTCGGTGAAGCCAATTCCTGCATCAGCTCGCCCGCCTTCTTCGCAGCGAGGTTGCAGTCGCTGAGCTTCCCGGTGTACCCCTCCTTCACCACACGCCAGATGCGACCACGCTCGCGATCGCGTCCCGGATGATCCAGCGGCACTTCATAGTGGCCGATGATGCGGTTGTAGAAATCCACCACGTACAAAGCGCTATCTGGACCGAGATGAAGATCCACCGGGCGGAACCACGGATCCGTGCTGGTCATGAAGTCGGGTTCCTCATTGGCTTTCGGCGTGGTACCATTGAAGGTGACGTGGTCTTGATTCACCTTCGAAGTCACGGGATTGCCAAGAAAGGTGTGATCATCCCACTCGGGTCCCCACACACCGCCATCAAGGTACACCACACCGGAGATGCCCGTGCTGCCGTGCGAGTGCGCGCACATCACGGGAGCGAAGCCCAGGCCGTCGTGAGGTTTCCCAAAGCTGGGATAGAATGCGCCGCGGATGAGCTGGTAGATGGGCGAGCTATGGCAGTCTGCGGAGTACAGATTCCCCATCGAATCCCAGCACAGGCCGAAGGGATTCACCTGCCCTCGCGTCCAGATTTCGACTCGTGATCCATCCGGCTTGAAGCGGAAGGTGTTTCCACTGTGTAATTCCAGCGAGGATCCATCCTTCGCTTTGATGTAACTGGTGTTGTTGAACCCGTGAGTGGCATACACCCACCCATCCAGCCCGAGGCGCAGACTGGAGATCATGCCGTGCGTATCCTTCTCATAGCCCAGCGGGCCGAGCACAATCGAACGCTTGTCGCACTGGCCGTCGCCATCCGTATCTTCGAGATACAGAATGTTGGGGATGCTCCACGCGATGCAGCCATTTTTGTACGGCAGCACGCCGGTGGGAACATTGAGATCCTTGGCGAACACCGTCACCTTGTCCGCCCGGCCATCGCCATCGGTGTCTTCCAGAATGCGGATGCTGTCCCTGGATCCGGGTGCAGCGGTGGTATCCGGTGACCACTTGTCCTTGGGCACGGCGTAGGGATACTCCCGCGTGCTGCTCACCCAGAGACGACCTCGTGCATCAAAGGCCATGTTGATGGGCTTGCCACCGAGTAGCGTCTCGTCAGCAAAGAGCTGCACCTGAAACCCCGCCGGCACCTTGAACCCCTGCATCTCCTCATTCGGTGACAGTGCCTCACTCTTGCGCACGAGGTGTTCGTCCTGCCCCTGAAGCAGCGCCGCAGTCATGAGACACACGGCGGCGATGGCGCCAGACCGCGAGAGGCTACGAGAGAAAGGGGAATGCGAGTCCGGAGGCATGGCTTGTGGATACGGATGAGCTGACACGATTTTCCGTGATTTTCCCGAGGGGATTGGTTCATTCTGAAAAGTCGATTTTCATCGACATTTCATCCGGTTCTCCGAGTATTTCCCCTATGAGCATGCGCCTCCTTTCCACTCTTGTCATCGCCACGATTTGCAGTTTCGGTGCCTTGCAAGGCCAGCAGATCTCGGAAGAGCAGGCACAGAAACTCTTCAACTCGGAAGCGAGCCTGGAAGAGTTCACCAAGGCGGCCGAGGAAGCCGCGAAGGCCGGGGTGCCTGCCCAACTCCTCGCCGAGGCGAAGCTCGTGTGGGGACTGCGCAACGCAAACACGGATTACCTTACCAAGATCCTTCCCGAGCTGGAAGCTGTTGCAAAAAATTTCAAGGTGGAGGAGGCCGCCGCATTGGGAACCTTGGATGACTTCAACGGCCTCATTAGCTACATCCGAGCCCTGGATGCCGGAAAGCGCGGCGATGAAACCGCGCTGAAGAAGCACATCACCGAGGCCTTCTGGCTGAGCCCGGAGCAGGGCGAGTTGTTCGGCTCGACCATCACGAACTTCCGCAAGGACCAGAAGATGGCCAAGATCAGCGTGGACATGAAGCTGCCCATCACCACCAGCAAGGGCGAGGCCACGACGCTGGCGGATCAACTGGGTACGAACAAAGCGATCCTGCTGGACTTCTGGGCCACGTGGTGCGGCCCCTGCATGAACCTCATGCCCGAGCTGCGCAAGAAAGCCGAACTGCTGAAGAAGCACGGCATCGTGGTGGCCGGCATGAACAATGAAAGCGATGAGTCGAAGGCTGATGAAGTGCGCGCCAAGAAGGACATGAAGATGCCCTGGCTCGTGGAACCCAAGGGCAGCCCCTTCAGCGAACAATTGGGCATCGACAGCATCCCGCGCATGATCCTGCTCTCGCCCGAGGGCAAGGTGCTCTTCAACGGCCATCCCAATGAACCCGGCCTCTGGGCTGCGCTCAAGAAACTGAACGCCACGATCGAGGCACCCAAGGAAGAATCCGAGGCGAAGAACTGAGCAACTATCGAAGTTTGCGCAATAGGCTGACGTCGGTGGACTGCATCTCCGAAATTGCTGCCTGAAGGGCTGCGGGAGCCCAGCCCAGGGTTAGGGAGCCTAAGCGACCGACACCCTGGGTGGTGTACACAAATACATCCCACCCTGAAGGGGTGGAGGAGCCGTCACAAGAAGCACGTCACGCGTCAGATGATTGCCGCATTCTCCGCGACCCCTTCAGGGTCGAGCATCTTTTCTCATCTACCCAGGGTGTCGGTCGCCAAGGCTCCCTAACCCTGGGCTTTGCTCCTGTGCCCCTTCAGGGCACGGCTGCCAGACTGATGACTGCCAAATATTTGCGATGGCACTGTCAGTCTATTTCACAAGGCTCATTAGGCAGTGGAACCGAACCGCGTTGCTGTTACTAGCGGGAACCAAAGATGGCGCTGCCCACACGCACCAGGGTGGCGCCTTCCTCCACGGCCACGGCGTAGTCACCGCTCATGCCCATGCTGAGCACGGGAAACTTTGTCCCCGCCATCTTCTCCAGCTTGTCGCGGTACTCGCGCAGGAAGACGAAGTGCTTCCGGCTGTCCTCCGGTTCTTCGCTGATGGGTGGCACGCACATGAGACCGTGAATCTCGATGCGGTCACACTGCAGCAGATCTTCGAGCTGGGTTTCCAGCTTGTGCGCGGGGAAGCCATGCTTGCTCGCCTCCTCCGCGACATTCACCTCCAGCAGCACCTTGGGGAAAACACCCAGCTCACCTGCGATGCGGTTGATATCGTAGGCGAGTTCCAGGCTGTCCACGCTCTGGATCATCTCCACCACGGGCAGCACCTTGCGCACCTTGTTGGACTGCAGATGGCCGATGAGATGCCAGCGCAGTTTCGCCGGGAGATCCGGCACCTTGCCCAGCAGTTCCTGCACGCGGTTCTCGCCGAAGAGCAGTTGCCCCGCTTCTACAGCCTCTCGGACGGCCTCCGCGCCAAACGTCTTGCTCACCGCCACGAGTTCCACGTCTTCAGGCTTGCGGCCCGCTTTCACGGCGGCTGCGGCGATGTGTGACTGCACTAGTTCGAGGTTGTCGCGGATATCCATGGATGCGTGGAGCAGCGTGTGACCGGACCGTAACGCGACACGGGCGCGTGGGGCAAGTGGGATTCGCTACCGCCCGCTCGTTTGTCCTCAATTCAGCTCTTGCGCCTGCTGTGGCTCACGCGAAAGAGAGCGCCATGAATTTTCGCACCAAGCTGCATCGCACCGCAGGAATGCTCGGCTGCCTGCTACTGCTGACTGGCATGCTGCTGCACCTGACGGTGAGGGATGAACACACGCGGATTGCGACGCTGTTCTATGCCATGCCGCTGCCGCTCATCATGCTGGGCTGGCTCATCGCAGCGGCGTGGCATTTCCGGCGGCGGATGCTCATGGTACTCTGTCTCGCACTGGCGCTCGTGACAGGCTTCTGGTGGCAGTCCGTGTCCTACAAAAACGAAAAGGCACCGATCACGACCGCCACCCAACCAGCAGGCGCACGACTGAAGGTGCTCTATTGGAACATGGCCTACCATCGCCTGCCCAGCGAGGATCTGGATCAGCTCATTGCGAAGCATCTTCCGGATATCGTTGGTCTCGGGGAAGTAGGTTTGAGATCCGGTGACCCCAATCCCCTGGTGCGAAATCTTCCACCAGGCTACACCGCCGTCCGTCCCGAGCACGGCATGGCATTCATCGTGCGCGGCGCGATACAGGTGAAGCGGGTGAAGAAGTTGAAGGGCCGGAGCAAGTTCGTCGAGGTGGATGCCACGGTCGACGGACGGGTGTGGCACCTCGTGCTGGTGGACGGTGATGCAGACCCGCTACTCTCGCGTGAAGAACTGCTGGAGACGGTCCTGAAAACCAGCACGCTTCCAGGCACGCTGGTGATGGGTGACTTCAACACGCCGCTGGAGTCCGTCTGGTTTGACCGCTGGCGTGCTGCCGGGCTGCATCACGCCAGCGAAGGAGCACGCCAGGGCTTCCGCGAAACGTGGCCCCGCCATTGGCCCTTCCTCACGATTGATCACGTCTGGTGCACGCCTGAGACGCAGCCTCTGCATTTCGAGCGCGTGAGCCTGCCTTCCTCCGACCACCTCGCGATCGTGACCAGCTTAAAGTAGGCAACCCCTACCCCATGCAACAGGACGAGCGCACCCAAAGGAGCGTGGACACTCCTGTCCGCCGTTCTGTGGCATCGCGAACTCTACCGTGTGGAAACTGCGAAGTTGCTTCTCAGAAGCAGCTGGTGGCATGGGGCCTTGCCTGCCATATGAAAGAAAGAGGTTCCTCAGGGGCAGCGGACAAGAGTGTCCACGCTCCTTTAGGTGAGCCGCGTGAGCTGTTTTACCGGCACTACTTCTTCTCCACCTTCGGCGCCTCAGCCGCCAGCGGCGTGAGCTTCACATTCCGGATGCCGGCGGTCGTCGCGTACGTGGTGAGCGAGAGCGGCAGGTAGTCTTCAATCGGACCTGCACGTACGCCAATTTTCTTTCCCTCGATGTCCACGTCGATGACCTTCTCCTCGCCCACCCAGACGGAAATGTTCGCCGGGGTCACACGCAGCTTCACGGCATACCATTTTTTGTCGTCGAACTTCCGGTAGTGGCCGGTGGAGTTCTCAGAGGCATCCATGCCGTCGATGCTGGAAATGCCGGTGACGCTGCCGCCCCAGCCGCCGAGCACGAGGGTGGCGCAGGTCTTGGGGCTGCCCACGGGGAAGGTGAGCCCGCAGAAGAAGTCCACGCCCTCCAGCCGCTGGGCATCGAGGGTGATCTCATAGTTGGTCACGGGCAGATCCTTGGCCTTCTTGTAGACCACGCCGGTGATGGACTCCCCCGTGCCGATGATCATGTCCTTGTCCTTGATCTCCACGGAGCCGCTGCCCCCGGCATCGCGGGCCTCCCAGTCATCGAGCGAGCTGCCGTCAAAAAGCACGATGGGCTTGCCGGCGGGGGCGCTGGCGGCAGCCGCTGGGGCGGGGTCAGCGGCAAAAGCGGGGCTGGCGAGAGCAAGGAGGAGCAGGAAACGCAGTGGGTTCATGGGGAAGACAAAACGTTGGAGAAGGGCAGGATGTGTGCTACGAAGCTCACCGCATGAGATTTCCGCGTCAATTCCACAAAATTGCCATCCGCGTGGCGCTGGCCTGTGGCCTCGGCCTTCTGGCAAGCTGCACGACCGCCAAAATCGGCCGCCACCCCTACTCCACCACCTACGACCCGCCCCTGCTCCAGGCAAACAATCCCTCCGCAGTGAAGGTGAAGCTGAGCACCGGCGCCCAGCGGGTGTACCTCGTGGAAGGTAACCGCGTCCTGCTGGCTTCCCCCTGCTCCGTGGGCACCGCGAGCTCCCCCACCCCGCTGGGGAACTACACCATCTACAACAAGACCTTCCAGCGCCGTCGTGTGAGCCAGCCCGGAGCTGGCTACCCCATGACGTACTGGATGGAGTTCAAGTCCGCCTACGGCATGCACTGGGGCTTCGTGAAGCCCTACCCGTGCACCCACGGCTGCGTGCGCCTGCCCATCAAGACGGCGCAGAAGCTCTTCAGCGCGGTTCGCCCAGGTACCCCCATCTCCATCGCCACCTCCCATCCGGAAGACGCCACGGTTGGCAAGACCCTGCCCATCCTGGATGATGGTCCTATGCCCGACCCGCCCTGGAACTACATGATCAGCCAGCAGGTCTTCACGGACGCGGCAAAGGGCAAGTTCTACACGTATTGATTTAGCTCGTTCCGGCTTAGTTTAGGTTAGATTGATTCCCCACGAAATGTCCGCACCCACCGCTTCCGCCAGTCCCGCTCCCGCCAAAACCCGGCGCGTCAATGTCCGCACGCCGGAGGTGATGGAACGTGTGCAGGCGGAGGTGGAGACCCACTACCGCAGTGTGCTCGTGGAGAACCTGCGGAAGGCGGGCGGTGTGCTCAGCGTGGGGAATACGACCATCCGCCTCGCGCGTGACTTCGGCTTCTGCTACGGCGTGGAGCGTGCCATTGACCTGGCGTACGCGGCTCGCCGTGTGTTCGCGGATCGCAAGGTGTACCTTCTGGGTGAAATCATTCACAACCCTGAGGTGAACCGCCAGCTTCAGGAGATGGGCATCATCAGCATCCCCATCAGCGAACATGAAGCGACGCTCTCCAAACTGAATCCCGAGGACGTGGTCATCGTGCCCGCCTTCGGCGCGGAGACGCGGCTCATGAATATCATCAGCGAGCGCGGCTGCTCCGTGGTGGACACCACCTGCGGCGACGTGATGAGCGTGTGGAAGCGCGTGCGTGGCTATGCCAAGCAGGGCTTCACCTCCATCATCCACGGAAAGGCCGAGCACGAGGAAACTCGCGCCACCTCCTCCCGCGCGATGGGTGATTCCGGTGACGGGCACTTCCTCGTGGTCCTCACGCTGGATGACGTGGACTACGTCTGCGACTACATCCGCAAGGGTGGCAATCGGGAGGAGTTCCTCAATCGCTTTGCCGTGTCTGCCTCCAAGGGATTCGACCCGGACAAGCATCTCACGCGTGTGGGTGTGGCCAACCAGACCACGATGCTGAAGTCCGAGACGGAAGAACTGCAGCGCCGCGTGCAGAAGGCCGTGGAGGACCGTGATGGCGTCGAAGCAGCGACGAAAAATTTCCAGGTGTTCGACACCATCTGCGGCGCCACACAAGAGCGGCAGGATTCTCTTTTCGACATGCTGCGCAAGCCGTTGGATGTGCTGCTCGTCGTCGGCGGTTACAACAGTTCCAACACCACCCACCTGGTGGAAATCGGCGAGAAGGAACTCCCCACCTTCTTCATCCGCACCGCCGAGTGCCTGAAGAGCTTCAGTGACATTGTGCACTTCGACCTTCACCTGAAGGCGGAGAAGACCAGCTACTCCAACAAGCTGGCCAGCGACGAGTCCGTGGTCGTCGGCGTCACCGCCGGTGCCTCATGCCCGAACAATCTGGTGGAAGACACCATCATCCGCGTGTTTGAGCTCCGCGGCATCCCCAAGGCCGAAGTCATGGCCGAGGCGGAACGTGTGGCGGCTCCGGTGGAATAGGGCTCACAACAGGTGTACGTTCACGCTGTCATGGAACGGACCATCCAGTCATTTTCCAGTTTTGAGGATGCTGACGAGGCAGACCGCAGGGAACGCTGGGCCATGACACCCGACGAGCTTCTTATTGCCCTGGAGACCTTGAGGTCCTACAACTATCCCGATGGAGAGACTGCCCCAAGACTTCAAAGAGTTCTTGAGTCTGTTGAATACCCCTGAGATGGACTATCTCCTCCTTGGAGGATACGCCGTCGCCCTTTTGGGATAGGATGTGGTTAGCAACAAAGTTGCTCGTACTCACCAGCATATCCAGAGCCCAAGAGGTTCGCTTCGCCGTCTTTCTCGGTTCAACTTAAACACACATCCAAAATGGGCTATCATGTTCACATCACCCGGGAGAGGAATGGCGTTGCCTCAGATATCCCGCTGGAGGACTGGCTGCGGCATGTAGAGGACTCACCAGAGCTGGAATTTGAAAGGCCCGAGGGCGATGACGTCGCAAGCGAGTTCACGCGTTCCATTCATGCCGCCCGTTGGAAGGGTGCCAGTGCCGAAGATGCCTGGCTGGGCTGGTCCAGCGGTGACATCTGGACCAAGAATCCCTCGGAAGATCTCATCGGCTACATGATTGAGATCGCCCCCAAGTTCGGGGCGCGTGTTCGCGGCGATGAAGGGGAATACTATCGAACCTTGGATGACGTGTACTACGAGGATGAGGGACGCGAAGTCCCCTGGCAGGAACACGCTCAAAAGCAGGTGGCGGCCGTAGCCTTCCACCGAAAAAAGCGGTTGGTGTGGAACCTCATTCGCATCATACTTCTGCTCCTCACTGCGTACCTGTTTGCGCAGTACCAGTTCCGCTAAATCAGACGCATTCGCGTGAGTCAGGTTAAGTTGAGTTGAGTTGGATAGAAATGAAAAAGATGAAATCGTTCCGGCTCTATAGGCCGGATCCCCCTACTACACCGTCGCGACTCGCATCGGATTACACTACTACACCGTCGCGACTCGCATCGGACTACACTACTGAGGAGAGGGCCGCACTGAATGAATCCTTTGCACCCGAACTGAAGCGCTACCACACGCGCGCACGGATCACGTATGTAATTCTGGGAGGCTTTGTCGCATGCATTGTCATTGGATTCGTGCTGCCAAAGGCAATGGCGTTTCTTGGGTGGCTCCCCATCGGCCTTGTGATAGCGGCAATGTTGAGCTCCCCACAGCTACCCTCCTGCCCATGTTGCAACAACCATCCCGACCGGCCCTTCGGCGCCTTCTGTCCTGAGTGTGGCAGCAAAAGCCTGAAGTCACAGTCGCAGCAGGGCGTCAGGCGGCCCATGTGCGGCGCATGTGGCAAACAAATGCGCCGTGGGAAGGGCAGGGGCTTCAAGATTTGCTACTGCACCCACTGTGGTTTCCACCTGGACAAAGATGGGCTCTAAAATGACTCAGACTTCACGGAGATTGCCAGCGATACACCCATCGACAACGAAGACAGCATCTCCGCACACCATGTGTGTGGAGATGCCGAGGTAGAGCGCACCGTGCATTTCATCAAGACCCTCTCCTCCGAAATGCCCGATGCTGTGATGGTCAGGATCGACAAAAACATTGCCCCTCTGATGGCCTTGGAGGTGATGCCGGCGCCAATACATCTCGGCAAGCATGTGGCAGCTCTTTCAGGGATTGCATCCATGTGATTTTGTGGATTGTTCTTCCGTTCACCGAACTGACGGCTTTTCGGTGGTTCTTTGAAGAGAAATGAAAAAAATGAAATCGTTCCGGCTCTGTGCACCGGAGCCTCCACCTACGTTACCTCTCCCCCCTGCACCGGCACGAGTGGCCTCAGACTTCTCCGCCGAGGAAATGGCTGTGCTTGCCAAGACCTTCATACCCGTGCTTGAGCGCTACCACAAGCACAGGCGTATTACCCTGGGTATCCTCCATGTGCTCATGCCATGTTGGTTCGCGATCGTCATCTTCTCGAAGAGCCTTGGCAATGCCGTCGACTTCGTGGCCCCCGCTTGTTTTCTACTAATCGTGACGATGATCATCTTTCCGCGTCTTCCCGATTGTCCTGGATGTCTAAAACGGCCACACACACCCTTTGGACAATTCTGCCCCGAGTGTGGCAGTCGCTCGCTGTTGCCATCGGGCTGGTCTTACGTGTCCAATTGCCGGGCATGCAAGAGAACTATCCAATGGAGGAAAGGGCGGCGCTTCAAGGTCTGCCACTGTACCCACTGCGGCCTCCACCTCGACAAAGATGGATTCTGAAAATACCATACGCCTCGTGCGCGCCAGCATTCGCCCAGCCGCGCCCAAAGATGCAGCAGGCTGGCAGAAACTTCGTTCCCAGCTATGGCCCGACGCGGACTCTGCTCGTGAGATCTCTCAATACTTTGCCGTAGATCCGAAAGAACGAGGTCAGGTCTTTGTCGCCAAGAGTTCCCGTGGGATCATCTGTGGCTTTATTGAACTCTCCGTGCGTCGTGATTGGGTGGAGGGTTCCACCACATCGCCCACTGCTTATGTGGAGGGCTTGTTTGTGGACCAAGCCCATCGGAGAGAAGGGATTGGCAGGGCATTGCTGACCGCTGCAGAAGCCTGGGCTCGCGACGCGGGTTTTAAGGAGATCGCCAGCGACACACTCATCGACAACGAAGACAGCATCTCCGCACACCTCGCGTGTGGTTACGCCGAGGTGGAGCGCACGGTGCATTTCATCAAGCCACTCCGGTTAACCTTGATGGAGTTTCTAAAGACTGCTCCACAAGACGATCGATTTGTGCAAGCGGTACACACCGTATTCGGCCCCACTAATTATTGCTGCCCTGCCCATGGAACTCCTCTGGAGATCGTCGATATCTACCAGACGTGCATGGACATATCGCCCCTCCTGGCGGTGATACGAGCCTCCGAGGGCAACCCACACCACATTCACATTGGATATCGTTTCGAGGCAAACGATGATTGCTTCCGTCGCCCCGAGAAGTTTCCCTACTGCCCCGTGTGCGAGGCCAACTACCAGGCCGCTCTCGCATCGTATCCGGATGATATGATCTAGCTCCATTACGATCTTCGTTAAGCACGAAGGTCGCGGTTCCCTTACCTTCCAAACGTCAGATACGCCGTGATGGTCAGGATCGACAGCAGCGTCGACCCAATGATGGCCTTGGAGGTGATGCCGGCCTCGCGCTGATACAACTCAGCAAGCATGTAGGGCCCAGTCCCGGTGGGCAGGGCGGCGAGCAACACGGCGGGATGCAGGAGCGATGGTGGGAGATGAAATACATACTTTCCCAGCACCCATGCGGCAAGCGGATGCACCGCCAGCTTCATCCCCATGATCAAGCCCACGGCGCCAGAGTCTCCGTGCGAAGTCTTGGGTTTCTCCGCGAGGAACAATCCCAAACTCACCAGAGCACAAGGCGACGCCGCTCCCCCCAGCATCTTCAGGAAACTCTGCACCGGCGCAGGGACTTCTGCACCTGTGAGTGGAAACACCGCACCCAACACCGGCGCCACGAGCAATGGGTTTCTCACCAGTGAGCCACCCACTTTCCAGATCAAATGGATGGGCCGTTTCTCGGACTGCAGGCCGATTTCAATCAAGACAATCGCCGCCGCAAAGACCACGCACACGGTGATGATCGCCGCGATCAGCGTCGGCGTCATCGCACTCGCGCCAAAGGCGGCCAGAGCCAAAGGAAAGCCCATGTAGCCGGTGTTCGGATAGCTGGTGGCCAGGGCATCAATGGCCGCATCCGCCAGTGGTCGGGTTCCTCGCCAGCGGATCACCAGTGTCGCAACGAATGCCAGCGCGCAACTCAGCCCAAACGTGCCGATGAAACCCGGCAGCCAGATTTCGGAGGGGTGCGCTCGGGCAATGATGTCAAACAAGAGCGCTGGCAGCGCGAGATACACCACGAAGCGATTCAACTCCCCCGCCGCTCGTGGGCCGAACACCCCCATCCTGCGCGTGAGCCACCCTGCGAGGATGAGCGCGAAGACGGGAAGGACTATCAGGAAGGTGGAGAGCATCTCTTGGAGAATCGCGAGCCCGTGGACTTGGCGATTCCCACCGACTTTACCCGGCGCCTTTGAATACAGCGCCGTCGTATTTTATACGCTTGGAAGAGGGGAACGGGCGACCCGTTCAGCCCGCCACCACCTTCATCCGGAACGGAGCCGCCTTGAACTCAACCGGGGTGAACTCACCCAGTTCGCCATCCAGTTCGAAGGGCGCCTGGCCCTCCTGGCAGGTGACGCGGAAGGCGGGCAGCTGGAGGTAGTCCAGATCATCTGCCTCTTTGTAGCCGGTAAAGGCCAGGCCTTGCAGGAACTGGAGCACCTCCAGCGCGCCGCGGCGGTGAAAGATGAGCACGTCCAGCAGGCCGTCCGTGTTGTTGGCATCACGGAACACCGGCACCGGTCCACCGTAGTGTTTGCCGTTGCCAATCAGGACCACTGAGCCGTAGAGCGGAGGCCGGCCGGGAATTTCCACGGCGAGCTGCGGTGCTTCCTGGGTGAGCACGCGGGCGGCTGTCATCACGTAGCTGAGCGGGCCGAACCGTTTCTTCATCTCCCACGGCGTCTGCTGCACGATTTCCGCGTCCAAACCCACGCCGGCGAGC
Protein-coding regions in this window:
- a CDS encoding YggS family pyridoxal phosphate-dependent enzyme, with the translated sequence MDIRDNLELVQSHIAAAAVKAGRKPEDVELVAVSKTFGAEAVREAVEAGQLLFGENRVQELLGKVPDLPAKLRWHLIGHLQSNKVRKVLPVVEMIQSVDSLELAYDINRIAGELGVFPKVLLEVNVAEEASKHGFPAHKLETQLEDLLQCDRIEIHGLMCVPPISEEPEDSRKHFVFLREYRDKLEKMAGTKFPVLSMGMSGDYAVAVEEGATLVRVGSAIFGSR
- a CDS encoding endonuclease/exonuclease/phosphatase family protein yields the protein MNFRTKLHRTAGMLGCLLLLTGMLLHLTVRDEHTRIATLFYAMPLPLIMLGWLIAAAWHFRRRMLMVLCLALALVTGFWWQSVSYKNEKAPITTATQPAGARLKVLYWNMAYHRLPSEDLDQLIAKHLPDIVGLGEVGLRSGDPNPLVRNLPPGYTAVRPEHGMAFIVRGAIQVKRVKKLKGRSKFVEVDATVDGRVWHLVLVDGDADPLLSREELLETVLKTSTLPGTLVMGDFNTPLESVWFDRWRAAGLHHASEGARQGFRETWPRHWPFLTIDHVWCTPETQPLHFERVSLPSSDHLAIVTSLK
- a CDS encoding PVC-type heme-binding CxxCH protein, yielding MSAHPYPQAMPPDSHSPFSRSLSRSGAIAAVCLMTAALLQGQDEHLVRKSEALSPNEEMQGFKVPAGFQVQLFADETLLGGKPINMAFDARGRLWVSSTREYPYAVPKDKWSPDTTAAPGSRDSIRILEDTDGDGRADKVTVFAKDLNVPTGVLPYKNGCIAWSIPNILYLEDTDGDGQCDKRSIVLGPLGYEKDTHGMISSLRLGLDGWVYATHGFNNTSYIKAKDGSSLELHSGNTFRFKPDGSRVEIWTRGQVNPFGLCWDSMGNLYSADCHSSPIYQLIRGAFYPSFGKPHDGLGFAPVMCAHSHGSTGISGVVYLDGGVWGPEWDDHTFLGNPVTSKVNQDHVTFNGTTPKANEEPDFMTSTDPWFRPVDLHLGPDSALYVVDFYNRIIGHYEVPLDHPGRDRERGRIWRVVKEGYTGKLSDCNLAAKKAGELMQELASPNITRRYLATEELISRIGRPALQLAREEITGKTEAEDAPLVSDYDDQQIDEGGGIGIQDVHAMWVAFRLGDEAIASRIARTLMVGGTVLTGDHERLSVHCINAIAEKKTWFPGSRGFEGDHMVPNLQFDSRGRFSMRAGALAIAQHPQEYPGPPLILYPSNDDSNEARKELFLVHDSGDPALILAWRMAARALLSQPGGFQKYEDLKFPRTRHDDELAFVACSIPTSESAEWLLKYVKEKGSATPDLPAKIAHLARNLPATRESELITLVQEHFATDLDGQLDLHEAIREGQKKSGASPGDAMRAWSRQLAQKLLSSLQKETATTWTLTTPPTDTNPNPWHARMVKCEDGQNRTLLDSHPPGGEKLTGTFRSGTFELPNQISFWVVGHNGFPAAASHGKNFIRLVDAADGRELARVEPPRGDVAQQVTWKFITKSEAAEKHSVIPRGSGKVYLELTDGDTAGAYAWLAVGGFEPALPVLALPENQERRDGRIRALANLAGEQGVTRDALAFLSKLGAKDSFSAATRSALAECFVSTLPDMPYAQVASLASDSELSATVFSVLTAPKNAAEELGRAFRSLPFRAQVKLATALAGTSASAEKLLALAPARVLSDPLVSGKVKALDAPAIAKRLTEITANLPPTNEAAKGIIAARLKSFATAKSDEAHGQQVFQINCAICHRIGVTGNLVGPQLDGIGVRGVERLLEDLLDPNRAVDPAFRLHFVKQKNGNLMTGLFRREQDGVQYYADAAGQEHAISKAEITEDQVSEFSLMPAGFGELIPEKDLHDLLAYLLARK
- a CDS encoding redoxin family protein; amino-acid sequence: MSMRLLSTLVIATICSFGALQGQQISEEQAQKLFNSEASLEEFTKAAEEAAKAGVPAQLLAEAKLVWGLRNANTDYLTKILPELEAVAKNFKVEEAAALGTLDDFNGLISYIRALDAGKRGDETALKKHITEAFWLSPEQGELFGSTITNFRKDQKMAKISVDMKLPITTSKGEATTLADQLGTNKAILLDFWATWCGPCMNLMPELRKKAELLKKHGIVVAGMNNESDESKADEVRAKKDMKMPWLVEPKGSPFSEQLGIDSIPRMILLSPEGKVLFNGHPNEPGLWAALKKLNATIEAPKEESEAKN
- a CDS encoding family 16 glycoside hydrolase; the encoded protein is MNPLRFLLLLALASPAFAADPAPAAAASAPAGKPIVLFDGSSLDDWEARDAGGSGSVEIKDKDMIIGTGESITGVVYKKAKDLPVTNYEITLDAQRLEGVDFFCGLTFPVGSPKTCATLVLGGWGGSVTGISSIDGMDASENSTGHYRKFDDKKWYAVKLRVTPANISVWVGEEKVIDVDIEGKKIGVRAGPIEDYLPLSLTTYATTAGIRNVKLTPLAAEAPKVEKK